In Bradysia coprophila strain Holo2 unplaced genomic scaffold, BU_Bcop_v1 contig_24, whole genome shotgun sequence, one genomic interval encodes:
- the LOC119077677 gene encoding uncharacterized protein LOC119077677, whose translation MKNSLLNFIHRSCIDKKILNSYDHNCHSFLIILQYYTCFIMSSNEDSDLEEAAERALGKLIPAASRLKYEKAYEELRKWCESKHVKEINEKKLLAYFDVHLGKVKASTAWSTYSMLKKTLRVKENIDISTYNNLRELLKRKEDDYFAKKSKILTLEEIYRFIKEAPDEIYLVTKVALIIGVYGACRRSELLKMSVNHIEYGENYIRIVVPKTKTRIDRDFFIDVGGDPDVNLIAIVKRYAALRPPSVTIERFFLGYRKGKCISQPIGINTFGGYPKAIAVFLNLQSPSEYTGHCFRRSAASRLAEAGTPLIDIKRHCGWESDRVAEGYIVRSENNKRKLANNIMGANKRKKTDVPTAQGNSMGAQTNCAAIPSTSSAAELNEQLMGETMKRRTIASDLTDVELGGQLLDRHTNHAAIPVTLGNSIGGQTNRSAIASTSSAAELNEQMMGLPMKRIDIPSTSDAGQFNEEFDESIFRCFSQVVCENNDNPITESLNDENCAPGPAENFTIVSSQTRKAVPSANTFSHLQHCTFNIYQK comes from the exons ATGAAAAATTCGCTGCTAAATTTCATCCATCGTAGTtgcattgacaaaaaaatattaaactcTTATGACCACAATTGTCATTCGTTCTTGATTATTCTGCAATATTACACGTGCTTTATTATGAGTTCAAACGAGGATTCCGATTTGGAAGAAGCCGCCGAACGGGCACTTGGAAAATTGATACCAGCAGCTTCAAGGCTTAAATACGAAAAAGCGTACGAAGAATTGAGGAAGTGGTGTGAATCAAAGCATGTAAAGGAAATCAATGAGAAAAAGTTGCTCGCTTATTTCGATGTTCACTTGGGAAAAGTGAAAGCATCGACCGCATGGAGTACGTATTCGATGCTGAAAAAGACGTTACGGGTAAAGGAGAATATCGACATCAGCACGTACAACAATTTACGGGAACTATTGAAGCGGAAAGAAGACGACTATTTtgcgaagaaatcgaaaatcCTGACGCTGGAAGAAATTTATCGATTCATTAAGGAAGCGCctgatgaaatttatttggtgaCGAAG GTTGCTCTCATTATCGGTGTGTATGGTGCCTGTCGGCGAAGCGAATTGTTGAAGATGAGCGTTAATCATATTGAGTACGGGGAGAATTACATCAGGATTGTCGTTCCGAAAACGAAGACCCGAATTGATCGTGACTTTTTCATCGACGTTGGTGGTGACCCAGACGTTAATTTGATCGCCATTGTCAAACGATACGCGGCACTGCGCCCACCATCAGTTACTATTGAACGATTCTTCTTGGGCTATCGCAAAGGAAAATGTATTAGCCAACCAATCGGCATCAACACGTTCGGAGGGTATCCGAAAGCAATTGCCGTGTTTCTAAACTTGCAATCACCGAGTGAGTACACAGGTCATTGTTTTCGCCGATCAGCCGCTTCGAGATTGGCAGAAGCAGGTACACCTCTAATTGATATAAAACGACACTGCGGATGGGAAAGCGACAGAGTGGCCGAGGGATATATTGTAAGATCTGAAAACAACAAGCGGAAACTGGCTAACAACATCATGGGAgcgaataaaagaaaaaagaccgaTGTTCCGACAGCTCAAGGCAATTCAATGGGAGCACAGACGAATTGTGCTGCGATTCCGTCGACTTCAAGCGCTGCCGAATTAAACGAACAATTGATGGGTGAAACGATGAAGCGTCGTACCATTGCGTCTGATTTGACTGATGTGGAATTGGGTGGGCAATTGTTAGATCGACATACGAATCATGCTGCCATTCCGGTAACTTTGGGCAATTCAATTGGAGGTCAGACGAATCGTTCTGCAATTGCGTCGACTTCAAGCGCTGCCGAATTAAACGAGCAAATGATGGGCCTACCGATGAAACGTATTGACATTCCGTCGACTTCAGATGCTGGCCAGTTCAATGAAGAATTTGATGAATCTATATTTCGATGCTTCAGTCAAGTTGTTTGCGAAAACAACGATAATCCGATTACGGAAAGCTTGAACGACGAAAATTGTGCGCCTGGTCCGGCCGAAAACTTCACCATCGTTTCGAGTCAAACGCGTAAGGCTGTTCCATCAGCGAATACATTCTCGCATTTACAACATTGTACCTTCaacatttaccaaaaataa